Proteins from a genomic interval of Corynebacterium deserti GIMN1.010:
- a CDS encoding ATP-binding cassette domain-containing protein, protein MEFQRPAGRNLRILGGNGVGKTTTISSLIGVSDRTSGDISVQGGEVQPEHIGVVFQQSFFDPLLTAKENLEIRALLYNPEILVLDEHTAGLDPRSRRKVWEAINTLRTKDGCIVFLTTH, encoded by the coding sequence ATTGAGTTTCAACGTCCAGCAGGGAGAAATCTTCGCATTCTTGGGGGGAACGGCGTAGGAAAAACCACCACCATTTCATCTCTCATTGGGGTTAGTGATCGCACTTCAGGAGACATCTCCGTTCAGGGCGGAGAGGTTCAACCCGAACACATCGGAGTGGTATTCCAACAATCGTTCTTCGATCCTCTTCTAACTGCCAAGGAAAACCTGGAAATCCGCGCGCTGCTGTATAATCCAGAAATTTTGGTCCTTGACGAACACACTGCTGGACTTGACCCCAGGTCGCGACGCAAAGTGTGGGAAGCCATCAATACGTTGCGGACCAAAGATGGGTGCATTGTCTTCTTGACCACGCATTAA